The following DNA comes from Amycolatopsis solani.
ATCAGCGACTCGGCCGCCGCCGACGTCTCCGACCCGGAGCTGGCGCGGCTGCGGCTGGCCGGGAACGCGCTGGCCCGGATCAAGGACCAGATGTCGGTCAAGCGGGCGGTGATGGCCGAGGCGCTCGCCGCGGGCACGCTCGACCGCGACCGCACGCGCGCCCTGCTCGGCGCGGAAGCCGAGCTGGCCGCCGCGCGCAACGACTACCGCACGTTCGCGACGCCCGACCAGCAGAGGATGTTCGACGACACGGTGATCGGGCTGGTCGTCGACATCGGCAACGACATGGTCGAATCCGCGCTGACCCGCACCGAAAACGACCAGAACCTCTCGGGCCTCGACCCGAACCAGTGGGACACCTCGGCCACCCACACGGTGAACCTGACCCACCAGGTGCAGCAGGCGCTGCTCGTCCAATTGCAGGAACGCACCGACGCGCTGGCGGCGCAGGCCCGTACGGCGGCGCTCTGGGACGGCGGCGTCGTGCTCGGCGTCCTCCTCGTCGCGGGCGTGCTGTCGGTGGTCATCGCGCGGTCCCTGTTGCGCCCCTTGCGGATCCTGCGCCGGACCGCACTCGAAGTGGCCGAGCACCGGCTGCCCGCGGCCGTGCAGAACCTGCTCACCGACCCCGAGCCCGCCCCGGAGAACCTGCGGAAACGGCTCGCCGTCGCGCCCGTGCCGGTGTTCACCCGCGAAGAGGTGGGCCAGGTGGCGCGCGCGTTCGACGCGGTGCACGGCGAGGCCGTCCGGCTCGCCGGCGAACAGGCGATGCTGCGCGAGAACGTCAACGCGATGTTCGTCAACCTCTCGCAGCGCAGCCAGGACCTCGTCGAGCGGCAGCTGTCGGTGCTCGACCGGATGGAGGCCGACGAGCAGGACCCGGACACCCTCGCCGGGCTGTTCGAGCTCGACCACCTCGCCACGCGGATGCGGCGCAACAGCGAAAACCTGCTGGTGCTCTCCGGCCACGACTCCGCGCGCGAGGACGCCGGCGCCGTCTCGGCCGACGAGATCGTCGGCGCCGCGCTGTCGGAGGTCGAGCACTACCAGCGGATCGAGCTCGGCCCGGCGCCGCAGGTCGCGGTGCGCGGCGAGGCCGTCAACGACCTCGTGCACGTCATTTCGGAGCTGCTGGAGAACGCGACCCGCTACTCCGGCGACGAGACGGTCACCGTGTCCAGCGCCGAAACCCACGACGGCGACTGGCAGATCGAGATCGTCGACCACGGCGCCGGTATGCCGCAGGCGGAGATCGACCGCACCAACGTGCGGCTCGCGCACCCGCCGGACGTCGACGTCGAGGTGTCGCGCCGGATGGGGCTGTTCGTGGTCGCGACGCTGGCCACCCGCCACCACATCGACGTCAGCCTGAGCTCGCGGGCGGACTCCGGGCTGGTCGCGACCGTGCTGGTGCCGTCGGCGCTGATCGTCGAGCTGCCGCCGATGCCGGCACCGCCCCCGCCGGCCGAGCCCGCCGCGCAGCCGGAGCCCGAACTGCTGGCGCCGCTCGCCCCGTTGACGCCGCCGGAACCCGAGCCCGAGCCGGAACCGGAGGAGCTGAGCCCGCCGTCGATCGAGGCGGGCCCGCCGCGCCGGGCGCCGGTGGTGGCCCGCGAGCAGGCGCCGGAGTGGCCGGTCGCGGACGACGACAACCACCTCGACCTCGACGCGCCGACCGAGCGGATGCCGGCCTACCGCGACGTCCTGTCCCGGTGGTTCGACGCGGCCGCGGCGCCCGAACAGCCGCGTGGCCCGGTGGAACCGCACCCGGTCGCCGAAGAACCGCGTCCGGCCACCCCGGAACCACGGCACGCGCTCTCCGCGGCCCCGCCGCCCCCACCTCCGCCCCCGCCCCCGCCCGCACTTTCACGTGAAAGTGCCGCTTTGCCCGGCAAAGCGGAGCTTTCACGTGAAAGCTCCGCCGCGCAGAACCCGGACGACGAGGACACCGAACCGCAGCTGCGGCCGGTGTCGCCGCCGGCCGCGATCGAGCCCGCGTACGAATGGCCGACCCCGGCGGAGCTGGAACAAGAAGACGGCGCGGAGGACACCTGGCCGTTCCTGCAGACCGACGACGTGGCCGCCGGGCCGGGAGCGGTGCCGGAACAGCGGCCGATACTCTCACTTTCCCCGGAAGCGGTGCGCGAGCGGATGACGAGCCTTCAAGGCGGCTTCCGGCGAGGGCGGCATGCGAGGGGAGACGACACCCGGAACCAGTGAAACGGATTGAGGCATGAGCTCGAAGACGCCCCTGCTGGAAGTGATCGCGCTGGACGCGGCGGACGCCGAAGGCGCGCAGGCGGGCGGGGCGGACCGCCTCGAACTGGTCGCTGACATGGCGCAGGACGGCTTGACGCCGTCGGTCGAAACGCTCCGGGACGTGCAGTCGGCGACCGACCTCCCGGTCCGGGTCATGCTGCGGGACAACGGTTCCTTCGCCGTCGGCGACCTCGAGGGCCTGCGCGCGGACACCGCGCGGCTGATCGACGCGGGCGCGCGCGAGTTCGTCTTCGGCTTCCTGAACATCGACAGCGAGATCGACGTCGACGCCTGCGAAGCGCTGATCAAGGAGATCGACGGCCTGCCGTGGACGTTCCACCGCGCCATCGACCGGACGCGCGATCCGCTGCGCGCGTACGACCAGCTGGCCGGGCTCGGCTGTGACACGGTGCTCGCCGCGGGCCACCCGAACGGCGTCGCGAGCGGGCTTTCGGTGCTGCAGCGGCTGGCGCAGCGGGAGAGCGGGCCGGAACTGCTCGTGGGCGGGGGTTTGCGCGCGCAGCAGGTGCACCTGTTGCGCGCGGGCGGGGTGCGCGGGTTCCATGTCGGGAGTGCGGTGCGGCCGGGCGGGTGGCAGGCTCCGGTGGACGCGGAAACCGTGCGCCAGTGGGTCGATCTCGTCAAATCCTGATCCACTGCGAAACCCGCACGGGTGCCGGTGGTCGGGTAAAAAATCCGCAGCCGCCGGGTTGACAATTGCATGATCCGGCGGCCGGTCATACCAGTATTCGTTTTCCGTGTGGTGTGGAAATGAAATTGCATTCGCGGTTTGCGAATGCCGTTCCGGCTCGGATTGTGCACCTGCACGTGCAGTGCTCCGGTTGGGCTGCTTGGGGGCTGATGCCGTGGCAGGCGCTGGCTATCGTGATCTGGAAGTCGTGAAACAGTGGCAGATTTCCGGTCGGCGACGCGGCGGTCACGGATCGGTCGCGGTTCGCCCGAATGGTGTCAAGAATTGTTCGGCTAGCGCGGGAGGCGGCGCTGTGAGCGCGCGTATTCGGTTCGCGGTCAATTCGATGAGGGGCCATCAGGAAACCAGGATGGCGACCATCAGGTGGATTTCTGTCGCCCGGGAGCGACTGATTACCCGCGGATATCGCGCGAGTGCCTCCGCAACAAGCAGGAAGGCCGAATCGTGACCGGCGTGATACCGCGTCAACGCGGAACCGAAACCTCCGAAGACGAGTACGCCCGACTGGGGCTTGGCGGCTCGCTCGCCCTCACCGGCCTCCTGGCCGCCGTCAAGATCGCGGAAACCGCCACCGGCGTGGTGCTGACCGCCACCGGGGTGCTGCCCGGTGCCAACACCCCGAAGGAGAAGGCACCGGCCTGGCCCGGCGGGGAATGAGCCGGGGGCTGCCCGTGGTGGTGGCTCTCGTCGGACGGAGGGCCACCATGACCGGGAACGACGGGCACGAAGACCTCCGCGGTACGCGTGTGGGGATCGCCGACGTGCGGCGGTTGGAAGACGCGGTCGCGGAGTTGCGCGCGCTGGACTACCGCTACGGCGGCGGCGCCTGCCGGGCGGCCGTCGAGTCGCGGCTGCCGGCCGCGGTCGCGCTGCTGGACGGCGTGGCGAAGACCGTGGTGCAGGCGCGGCTGTGCACCGCGGTCGCCGATCTCTACAACCTCGCCGGCTGGACGAACTTCGACCAGGACCGCCCGGCCGCCGCGCTGGCCGCGTTCGCGCGGGCGCTGGAGCTCGCCGGGCGGGCGGAGAACGACGACCTCCAGGCCAACATCCACTACCGCACCGGACGGCTGCACCTGCACTACGGCGCCGTCGACGCGGCGCTGACGGAGTTCGAGCGGGGCCGGGACGCGGCGCTGCTGGCGCATTCGAAGCTGGCGCAGGCGATCCTGTCGGCCAACCAGGCCTGGGCCTACGCCAAGAAGGCCGACGTCAGCGGCGCGCTGACCTACCTGCGCCGCGCCCGCGAGGAGTTCGCGGAAGCCGCGGACCGCGAACCCTCGCCGTGGGCGGAGTTCTTCGGGCCCATCGACCTGGCGGCGATGGCCGGCACGGTGCACGCGGAACTGGCGCAGGTGGTCGACATCCGGCACGGCCGGGACGGGATCCCCGCGCTCACCGAGGCGATCGCCGGGTACGGCCGCGGGATGACCCGCAGCCGGTCGCTGACCCTGATCTGGCTGGCCACGGTGCACGCGCTGGAAGGCGACCTCGACGTCGCCTCGGCCGTCGGCGAGGAGGCGATCGAGCTGGCGGCGGCGCTGCGGTCGCCGCGGACCCGGCAGCGGCTGCACTCGCTGTCTTCGGCGGCCCGGCGGTTTTCCGGCAATGCGGACGCCCAGGATATCGCCGACCGCGTCGACGCTCTCCGGCATTCCGGACAATAATCGAATGGTAAACAAATCGCAAAGTTGAAAGGCAGCCAAAAGTAGGTTCCTGATCCCGATAACGACTTCTTATGCTTCTCGGCAACCTGCGGCGAGCATTCCGCGCAGGCCCGGTCCCCACCGCCGAGAGGAAATTCCCCATGCGCTTGCGCAAGCTCGTCGCGGCCGCTGTGCCGTTGCCTGCGTTGCTCGGCCTCGCCGTGGCCGTCCCGGCCGCCGCGGCGTCGGAACCCCTGGTCACGCTGGCCGACAACGCCGCTCCGCTCGTCGACAGCGTCCGCACCGGCGACCTCGCCGCCGACCGGCCGATCACCGCGGCGCTCTCGCTGAAACTGCACGACCAGCAGGTGCTGGAAAAGTTCCTCGCCGACGTGCAAAACCCCGCTTCGCCGCAATACCACCGGTTTCTGACCCCGGCGCAGTTCACCGCCAGGTTCGGGCCGACGCAGGCCGACGTCGACCGGGCCGTCTCATTCCTCGGGAAAGCGGGTGCCACCGGGATCGAGGTTTCCGGTAACCGGCAGGCCGTCACGTTCACCGGTTCGGCGGCGCAGCTCGAATCGGCGTTCCGCACCCGGATCGGGACCTACCACGACCGGGTCTCCGGTCGCGACTTCTTCGCCAACGACGCCGCACCGGCCGTCCCCGCCGGCGTCTCGGACGTCGTGGCCGGCGTCGTCGGCCTCGACGACCACGCGGTGCGCACCCACTCGTCGAAGGCCGCCGTCCAGCCCAACGTCGTCAAGGCCGTGACACCGCCGGTGCTCAAGACCGCTTACGGCACCAGCGGTCTCTCGGCGACCGGCAGCGGCGTCAAGGTCGGGTTCGTCGAGTTCGACGGCTACCAGAAGTCCAACATCAGCAAGTACGACAGCACCTACGGCCTTTCGGCGGGCTCGGTCACCACCGTGCCGGTCAGCGGCGCGAACTACGACTCGTCGCCGGGCGACGGCCAGATCGAGGTCGAGCTCGACATCGAGGTCGTCCACGCGCTGGCCGCCGCGGCCAGTGACTACGTCTACGAAGCCCCGAACTCCAGCGCGGGCGAGCTCGCGATGTACCAGAAGATCGCGTCGGACCACACGGTCAACGTCGTCTCGATCTCCTGGGGCGCCTGCGAATCCGCCGAAGGTTCGAGCGCGGCGAAGAGCGTCAGCAACGCGATCGCGACCGGCACCGCGGAAGGCATCTCGTACTTCGCGGCGGCGGGCGACGACGGCACGACCGACTGCTACCGCCAGACCGGTTCGACCGCGAAGGCGGTGGACTTCCCGGCGTCGAGCCCGAACGTCACCGGTGTCGGCGGCACGCAGCTGACGGTCACGTCGTCGAACGCCTACAGCAGCGAAAAGGCCTGGAACGACGGCGCTTCGAACGGCTCGACCGGCGGCGGCATCTCGACCGTCTTCGCGGCACCGTCGTGGCAGTCCTCGCAGAGCACGACGAACCGCAAGGTCCCGGACGTCTCGGCGGACGCGGCGAGCGGCTCGGGCTACTACATCTACACGGCGGGCGCGTGGGAAACGGTCTGGGGCACCTCGGGTGCGGCCCCGCTGTGGGCGGCCTTCGCGACGCTGCAGAACCAGGTCCACGGCGGCGGCCTCGGCAACCTGAACCCGAAGTTCTACTCGATCGGCAACGGGTCTTCGTACGCCACCGGCTTCCACGACGTGACGACGGGCAACAACACCCTCCACGGCACGACCGGCTTCACCGCCGGGACGGGCTACGACCAGGTGACGGGCTGGGGCTCCTTCAAGGGCACCGGGCTGTCGGGCCTGATCGGCTGACCTCGCCCAAGCGCCCCAAGGCGGCCTTCGGTGCGCCAGACGCACCGAAGGCCGCCTTGGGTGCGTCAGACGCAACCAAGGCCGCCTTGGGGCGCTCCGGTGATCGGCATTCGGGGGATTTTCTTCGCAACGCTAAGCGTTAACCTGGTGGCATGATCAAGCGCACGGTGCTGGACGCCACCAGGGAACTGCTCCGCGAACTGGGCCTCACGACGGTGTTCGGCAACCCCGGCACCACCGAGGTCCCCTTCCTCACCGACTGGCCGGACGACTTCGACTACGTCCTCGGCCTGCAGGAGTCCGCCGTCGTGGCGATGGCCGACGCCTACGCGCAGGCCACCCGCCAGGCGGTGCTGGTCAACCTGCACTCCGCGGGCGGGGTCGGGCACGGGCTCGGCAGCCTCTTCAACGCCTACCGCAACCGGACGCCGCTGATCATCGTCGCGGGTCAGCAGACGCGGAACCTGTTGCCGCACGACCCCTTCCTCGGCGCGATGGAAGCCCCGGAGTTCCCGAAGCCGTACGTCAAGTGGTCGATCGAGCCCGCCACCGCCGAGGACGTCCCGGCCGCGCTGGCCCGCGCCTACCACGTCGCCACGCAGGCGCCGTCCGGTCCGGTCTTCGTGTCCGTCCCGGCCGACGACTGGACCGCCACCACCGAGCGGCCCGTCATCAGCCGTCCCCGCATCCGCGGGTTCGCGCCCGACCCCGAAGCGATCGACGAGCTGGTCGCCGCGCTCGAGGCGAGCGAACGGCCGGCCATCGTCGTCGGGGGAGCCGTCGACCAGGACGCCGCCGTCGTCGAGACCGTCGCGCTCGCCGAACGGCTCAACGCCGGCGTGTACGTCGCGCCGATGTCGTTCCGGTGCTCGTTCCCCGAAGACCACCCGCTGTTCCAGGGCTTCCTCGACCCCGAACGCGGTGCCGTCTCGGACAAGCTCGCGGGGCACGACCTCGTCCTGGTGCTCGGCGCGCCGGCGTTCACCTACCACGTCGACCGCGGCCGCGGCGAAGCTCCGCTGCCCCCGCTGTTCATCCTCAGCGACGACGAGCAGATCCTCGCGCGCGCCTTCGAAGGCACCGGCGTCCGCGCGACGCCGAAGCTGGGCATCCGCGCGCTGCTGAACGTCGTCGACCGGAGTTCGCGGCCCGCACCGGCGCCGCTGGAGCGTCCCGCGAAGCCCGGCGACGAGAAGCTCACCGCCGAATACGTCTACTCGACGCTGGCGGAGCTGCTGCCGGACAACGCGCTCGTCGTCGAGGAAACGCCGAGCCACCGCGGCATCCTGCACGACCACCTGCCGATCACGGCGACGGACACGGGCTTCCTGACGATGGCCAGCGGCACGCTCGGCTACGGCGTCCCGGGCGCGGTCGGCGCGGCGCTCGCCCGCCCGGACCGCGCGGTCGTCGGCGTCGTCGGCGACGGCTCCAGCATGTACGGCATCCAGGCACTGTGGACGGCCGCGCGCCAGGAGCTCCCGGTGACGATCCTGATCATGGACAACACGGAGTACGCGGCGGTCCGCATCCTCGGCGAGACGATCGGCGGCGCGAAGCTCCCCGGCACGGAGCTGGGCGGCATCGACTTCGCGGCACTGGCGGCGAGCATGGGCTGCCACGGCGTGACGATCGCCGAACCGTCCGGCCTGGTCCCCGGCTTGACGGCGGCACTGGCCGACCCGCGCCCGACCCTGGTGCACGTCAAGGTGGCCCCGTCCGCCCGGACGCTGTACTGACTTGTCGACAACCGAAGAGCTGGAAGCGGCGGTGGCCCTGCTGCCCGGGTGTCGGGTCACCGAATTCAGCCGGACGCTGAACATGGCCATCGTCGGCTTCCGGCGCGAGGACGTCGAAAAGCGGCTCCACGCGCAGTGCCCGTTCCGCGTGACGCACCGCGACCGGATCCTGTTCGGCTCGGTCGACATGCACTACCGGGACACCGGGGACGCGGACACGGCGTTCGACGAGTACCGGACGAAGTACGACCGCTTCGCCCGGCAGCTGACCGGGATGGCCGCGGACCACCCGTGCTTCGTCGAGTCCGCGACCCTCGGCCGCCTGGGGATGTTGACGCTGGAGCTCAGCGGGCCCCTCGTGGTCGAGGTGTTCCCGGCGTGCGCGGGCGAAAGCGTCGAGCAGTGGCGGCTGTTCGACCGGCACACCGACCACCACGTCGTCTTCCCGGACTCCGCGGACCGCTAGCTAGCGCACCACCATCGCCGAGACGTCCACCGGATTGGTCAAGACGCCCGTCTTCAGCAGCAGGTCCGGGACCCGCTGCAGCTGCTGAGCGTCCAAAGTGGACTTGAGTGTCAGCAGTCCAGTGCGCGCCGCCGTGGCCGCGTCGATCTTCGCGTACTTCACCATGAGCGGCTCGATCTTCTTGCGGTCCGCCACCGCGTCCCGCGTCGCCGCCGCCATGGCGCGCTGGAACGCCGCCACCGCGCGCGGGGACGCCGACGTGAACGAACCCAGTGCGCCGTAACCCGCGGTCGGGAAGTCCACTGTGGACCCCGTGCCGGTGTCGGCCACCAGCACCGCACCCGCTGCCTGCGAAGCCTGCGTGATGTACGGCTCGGTCAGGAAGCCCGCGTCGACGTCGCCGTTCTTCAACGCCGCCACCGTGTTCGGCAGGGGCAGCGGGACCCACTTGACGCCCGCGGCGTCGACGTGGTTGTCGGCCAGCACGGACTTCGTCAGCGTGTCCGCGATCGTGTTGGGTGCCGAGATGCCGATCCGCTTGCCCGCCAGGTCCGCCACCGAACGGATGCCGGACGCGGGCAGCGCCACCACGCCCGTCGAGCGCGGGCCGGCCGACGACGCGTCCGCCACCAGCCGGATGTCCGCCGTTCCCTTGCTGCGCGCCACGAAGAACGGCGTGTAGCTCGAGTACGCGATGTCGGCTTCGCCGCTGACCAGCTTCGTCAGCGACGCCTGCCCGGTCGCGGCCTCGGTCGTCGAGACGTCCAGGCCTTCGCGCTCGAAGTACCCGCCGTCCTTCGCCAGCCAGAACGGCGCGGTGTCGATGGTCGACATCATCGACACCCGCAGCTTTTCCCGGGCGTTGGACGGCGGCGAGGCGCCGTCCAACGCCGAACAACCCGCCAGCAGCAAAGCCAGCAGTCCGGCCAGTACGGCCCTCGCCATGATCCCCCCAGTGGTGGTGTCAGCTCCCGGTCTTGGTCTCCGTCACGTCCGTAGCCCGCTCGGCCAGGTCCCACTCCGCGGCGTCCGACGCGGCCGTGACGGCTTCCGCCGGAGTTCCGCCGTGCAGCAGCCGGGCCACTTCGCCGCGCAGCGTCACGAATTCCGCGGACTCGCGCGTGGTGATCTGGTCGCGCTCGGCGGGCAGGCCGACCGGCAGGTCCGCCACGATCGACGCCGGCGACTTCGACAGCACCAGCACCCGGTCGGACAGGTAGACGCTTTCGTCGATGTCGTGCGTGACGACGAGGATCGTGCTGCCCTGCTCGCGCTGCACGCGCCGGGTCAGGTCCTCGAGCTCGAACCGGGTCTGCGCGTCGACCGACGCGAACGGCTCGTCCATCAGCAGCAACGCCGGACGGCTGGCCAGCGCGCGGGCGATCGACACCCGCTGCTGCATGCCGCCGGAGAGCTGCCACGGGTACTTCCCGCCGACCGCCGCCAGGCCGACGTGCTCCAGCGCCTCGGCCGCCCGCTTCCGCCGCTCGGCCCGCGAAATCGGGCGCCAGCGCAGCGGGAACTCGACGTTCTTCTGCACCGAAAGCCACGGGAACAGCGAACGGCTGTAGTCCTGGAACACGACGGCGAGGTCGTCCGGCACGCCGTCGACGCGGTCGCCGTGCAGGCTGACGGTGCCCTCGGTGGGCGGAGTCAGCCCGGCGATGCAGCGCAGCAGCGTCGACTTCCCGCAGCCCGACGGGCCGACGATGCTGGCCAGCTGCCCGGCCTCGACGGTGAACGACAGCTGGTTCACCGCGGTGTGCGCCTTGGCACCGGTGCCGTACCGGTGACTGAGGCCGGAAACTTCGAGCATGGTGGACATGGGGAGAGGCCTTTCGAGCGTCAGTCGCGGCCGAG
Coding sequences within:
- a CDS encoding S53 family peptidase, with product MRLRKLVAAAVPLPALLGLAVAVPAAAASEPLVTLADNAAPLVDSVRTGDLAADRPITAALSLKLHDQQVLEKFLADVQNPASPQYHRFLTPAQFTARFGPTQADVDRAVSFLGKAGATGIEVSGNRQAVTFTGSAAQLESAFRTRIGTYHDRVSGRDFFANDAAPAVPAGVSDVVAGVVGLDDHAVRTHSSKAAVQPNVVKAVTPPVLKTAYGTSGLSATGSGVKVGFVEFDGYQKSNISKYDSTYGLSAGSVTTVPVSGANYDSSPGDGQIEVELDIEVVHALAAAASDYVYEAPNSSAGELAMYQKIASDHTVNVVSISWGACESAEGSSAAKSVSNAIATGTAEGISYFAAAGDDGTTDCYRQTGSTAKAVDFPASSPNVTGVGGTQLTVTSSNAYSSEKAWNDGASNGSTGGGISTVFAAPSWQSSQSTTNRKVPDVSADAASGSGYYIYTAGAWETVWGTSGAAPLWAAFATLQNQVHGGGLGNLNPKFYSIGNGSSYATGFHDVTTGNNTLHGTTGFTAGTGYDQVTGWGSFKGTGLSGLIG
- a CDS encoding sensor histidine kinase; the encoded protein is MTRRDKRPRKGGDAADPRPAGGRWRLRNWRLGTKLFAVLLIPALAVIALVGLRISSDLRDAQQLAEFATRGRVDSTVAEAVHELQRERDLTVRFVAQNRQGDTADLTAQRNRVDQAIGTFERTLADSKPRLDAKAADSLQQTDDRLRVLGGLRFSAEHSAFPADAVLRSYSELISGLLDISDSAAADVSDPELARLRLAGNALARIKDQMSVKRAVMAEALAAGTLDRDRTRALLGAEAELAAARNDYRTFATPDQQRMFDDTVIGLVVDIGNDMVESALTRTENDQNLSGLDPNQWDTSATHTVNLTHQVQQALLVQLQERTDALAAQARTAALWDGGVVLGVLLVAGVLSVVIARSLLRPLRILRRTALEVAEHRLPAAVQNLLTDPEPAPENLRKRLAVAPVPVFTREEVGQVARAFDAVHGEAVRLAGEQAMLRENVNAMFVNLSQRSQDLVERQLSVLDRMEADEQDPDTLAGLFELDHLATRMRRNSENLLVLSGHDSAREDAGAVSADEIVGAALSEVEHYQRIELGPAPQVAVRGEAVNDLVHVISELLENATRYSGDETVTVSSAETHDGDWQIEIVDHGAGMPQAEIDRTNVRLAHPPDVDVEVSRRMGLFVVATLATRHHIDVSLSSRADSGLVATVLVPSALIVELPPMPAPPPPAEPAAQPEPELLAPLAPLTPPEPEPEPEPEELSPPSIEAGPPRRAPVVAREQAPEWPVADDDNHLDLDAPTERMPAYRDVLSRWFDAAAAPEQPRGPVEPHPVAEEPRPATPEPRHALSAAPPPPPPPPPPPALSRESAALPGKAELSRESSAAQNPDDEDTEPQLRPVSPPAAIEPAYEWPTPAELEQEDGAEDTWPFLQTDDVAAGPGAVPEQRPILSLSPEAVRERMTSLQGGFRRGRHARGDDTRNQ
- a CDS encoding ABC transporter ATP-binding protein, translating into MSTMLEVSGLSHRYGTGAKAHTAVNQLSFTVEAGQLASIVGPSGCGKSTLLRCIAGLTPPTEGTVSLHGDRVDGVPDDLAVVFQDYSRSLFPWLSVQKNVEFPLRWRPISRAERRKRAAEALEHVGLAAVGGKYPWQLSGGMQQRVSIARALASRPALLLMDEPFASVDAQTRFELEDLTRRVQREQGSTILVVTHDIDESVYLSDRVLVLSKSPASIVADLPVGLPAERDQITTRESAEFVTLRGEVARLLHGGTPAEAVTAASDAAEWDLAERATDVTETKTGS
- a CDS encoding copper homeostasis protein CutC, whose protein sequence is MSSKTPLLEVIALDAADAEGAQAGGADRLELVADMAQDGLTPSVETLRDVQSATDLPVRVMLRDNGSFAVGDLEGLRADTARLIDAGAREFVFGFLNIDSEIDVDACEALIKEIDGLPWTFHRAIDRTRDPLRAYDQLAGLGCDTVLAAGHPNGVASGLSVLQRLAQRESGPELLVGGGLRAQQVHLLRAGGVRGFHVGSAVRPGGWQAPVDAETVRQWVDLVKS
- a CDS encoding ABC transporter substrate-binding protein — its product is MARAVLAGLLALLLAGCSALDGASPPSNAREKLRVSMMSTIDTAPFWLAKDGGYFEREGLDVSTTEAATGQASLTKLVSGEADIAYSSYTPFFVARSKGTADIRLVADASSAGPRSTGVVALPASGIRSVADLAGKRIGISAPNTIADTLTKSVLADNHVDAAGVKWVPLPLPNTVAALKNGDVDAGFLTEPYITQASQAAGAVLVADTGTGSTVDFPTAGYGALGSFTSASPRAVAAFQRAMAAATRDAVADRKKIEPLMVKYAKIDAATAARTGLLTLKSTLDAQQLQRVPDLLLKTGVLTNPVDVSAMVVR
- the mdlC gene encoding benzoylformate decarboxylase gives rise to the protein MIKRTVLDATRELLRELGLTTVFGNPGTTEVPFLTDWPDDFDYVLGLQESAVVAMADAYAQATRQAVLVNLHSAGGVGHGLGSLFNAYRNRTPLIIVAGQQTRNLLPHDPFLGAMEAPEFPKPYVKWSIEPATAEDVPAALARAYHVATQAPSGPVFVSVPADDWTATTERPVISRPRIRGFAPDPEAIDELVAALEASERPAIVVGGAVDQDAAVVETVALAERLNAGVYVAPMSFRCSFPEDHPLFQGFLDPERGAVSDKLAGHDLVLVLGAPAFTYHVDRGRGEAPLPPLFILSDDEQILARAFEGTGVRATPKLGIRALLNVVDRSSRPAPAPLERPAKPGDEKLTAEYVYSTLAELLPDNALVVEETPSHRGILHDHLPITATDTGFLTMASGTLGYGVPGAVGAALARPDRAVVGVVGDGSSMYGIQALWTAARQELPVTILIMDNTEYAAVRILGETIGGAKLPGTELGGIDFAALAASMGCHGVTIAEPSGLVPGLTAALADPRPTLVHVKVAPSARTLY